A section of the Pan paniscus chromosome 11, NHGRI_mPanPan1-v2.0_pri, whole genome shotgun sequence genome encodes:
- the LOC100990272 gene encoding tubulin beta chain, with product MFDAKNMLAACDPCHGCYLMAAPIVGGCMSMREVDEQTYNIQNKYSSYFAHWIPHNVERAACDIPPLELKMSVTFISNNTAIQELFRFRCILEQFTAKFRCKAFLSWYSGKGMHDVEFAEVESNMNNLVSEY from the coding sequence ATGTTTGATGCCAAGAACATGTTGGCTGCCTGCGATCCCTGCCATGGCTGCTACCTAATGGCAGCTCCCATTGTTGGTGGCTGCATGTCCATGAGGGAGGTGGATGAGCAAACGTATAACATCCAAAACAAGTACAGCAGCTACTTTGCTCATTGGATCCCCCACAATGTGGAAAGAGCTGCTTGTGACATCCCACCCCTTGAGCTAAAAATGTCTGTTACCTTCATCAGTAACAACACGGCCATCCAGGAGCTGTTCAGGTTCAGGTGTATCTTGGAGCAGTTCACAGCCAAGTTCAGGTGCAAGGCCTTCCTGAGCTGGTACTCAGGCAAAGGCATGCATGACGTGGAGTTCGCTGAGGTCGAGAGCAACATGAACAACCTGGTGTCTGAGTATTAA